One Massilia sp. 9096 genomic window carries:
- a CDS encoding M1 family metallopeptidase: MIRLPIGLAALCLSLSAIAADQFDDKFRQLDELLPTPTTIRTASGAPGHAYWQQRADYTIRASLDEAKRAISGTETITYHNNSPDSLDYLWVQLDQNIYKPNSDARTTATLPSREAWSKATPESGVKFDTVRTMLEARTFDGGYNIKSVKDSSGRPLHYVINRTMMRIDLPQSMKPGSKLAFSIEWSYNINESKILGGRAGFEHFDEDKNDLFEIAQWYPRMAAYYDVAGWQHKQFLGTGEFTLEFGDYDVDLTVPADHIVAGTGELQNPGEVLTAAQRQRLEQARTAKQPVVIATQAEAEAREKQHASGTKTWHFRAKNVRDFAWASSRKFIWDAQGFKKDATNVLAQSFYPKEGNPLWEKYSTAAVIHTIAEYNKYSFDYPYPVAISVNGPVGGMEYPMICFNGPRPTKDKKTGEITYSKRAKYGLISVVIHEVGHNYFPMIVNSDERQWTWMDEGINSFLQYLAEQAWEEHYPASRGEPRTITDYMKSANQVPIMTNSESIAALGNNSYAKPTAALIVLRETILGRELFDFSFREYANRWKFKRPTPADFFRTMEDASGTDLDWFWRGWFYTTDHVDVSVDGITEYTIGSKDPETEKAWKKALRDQEPISITDQRNQGTLPRRVDSHPELKDFYNEHDDYTVTNRDRNKYNETVEGLEDWEKALLKENKHLYLVDFSNLGGLVTPLVLEIQLASGKKTIERIPAEVWRYNPKKITKLIITDEPMVSLTQDPYWETADTDTSNNAWPRKLTPSRLELFKTQRPQDDMMKDFNEKLKAGKGKDAAATDAQKAD; this comes from the coding sequence ATGATACGTTTGCCGATCGGGCTGGCGGCGCTATGCCTCAGCCTGTCCGCCATCGCGGCTGACCAATTCGACGACAAATTCCGCCAACTCGACGAATTGCTGCCCACCCCGACCACGATCCGCACCGCGTCCGGCGCCCCCGGCCATGCCTACTGGCAGCAGCGCGCCGACTACACGATCCGCGCCTCGCTGGACGAGGCCAAGCGTGCGATCTCCGGCACCGAGACCATCACGTATCACAACAATTCCCCGGACAGCCTGGACTACCTGTGGGTCCAGCTCGACCAGAACATCTACAAGCCGAATTCGGACGCGCGCACCACCGCCACCCTGCCCTCGCGCGAAGCCTGGTCGAAGGCGACGCCCGAGTCCGGCGTCAAGTTCGACACCGTGCGCACGATGCTGGAAGCACGCACCTTCGACGGCGGCTACAACATCAAGAGCGTCAAGGACAGCAGCGGCCGCCCGCTGCACTACGTCATCAACCGCACGATGATGCGCATCGACCTGCCGCAATCGATGAAGCCGGGCAGCAAGCTGGCCTTCTCGATCGAGTGGAGCTACAACATCAACGAATCGAAGATCCTCGGCGGCCGCGCCGGCTTCGAGCACTTCGACGAAGACAAGAACGACCTGTTCGAGATCGCCCAGTGGTACCCGCGCATGGCGGCCTACTACGACGTGGCGGGCTGGCAGCACAAGCAGTTCCTGGGCACCGGCGAATTCACGCTGGAGTTCGGCGACTACGACGTCGACCTGACCGTCCCGGCGGACCACATCGTGGCCGGCACCGGCGAGCTGCAGAACCCGGGCGAGGTGCTCACCGCAGCCCAGCGCCAGCGCCTCGAGCAGGCGCGCACCGCCAAGCAGCCGGTCGTGATCGCGACCCAGGCCGAAGCCGAGGCACGCGAGAAGCAGCATGCGAGCGGCACCAAGACCTGGCACTTCCGCGCCAAGAACGTGCGCGACTTCGCCTGGGCCTCGAGCCGCAAGTTCATCTGGGATGCGCAAGGCTTCAAGAAGGACGCCACCAACGTGCTGGCCCAGTCCTTCTACCCGAAGGAAGGCAACCCGCTGTGGGAAAAGTATTCGACCGCCGCGGTGATCCACACCATCGCCGAGTACAACAAGTATTCCTTCGACTACCCCTATCCGGTCGCGATTTCGGTAAACGGCCCGGTGGGCGGCATGGAATACCCGATGATCTGCTTTAACGGCCCGCGTCCGACCAAGGACAAGAAGACCGGCGAGATCACCTACTCGAAGCGCGCCAAGTACGGCCTGATCAGCGTGGTGATCCACGAAGTCGGCCACAACTACTTCCCGATGATCGTCAACTCGGACGAGCGCCAGTGGACCTGGATGGACGAGGGCATCAACAGCTTCCTGCAGTACCTGGCCGAGCAGGCCTGGGAAGAGCACTACCCGGCCTCGCGCGGCGAACCGCGCACCATCACCGACTACATGAAGAGCGCCAACCAGGTGCCGATCATGACCAACTCGGAATCGATCGCGGCGCTGGGCAACAACTCGTACGCCAAGCCGACCGCCGCGCTCATCGTGCTGCGCGAGACCATCCTCGGCCGCGAGCTGTTCGACTTCTCGTTCCGCGAATACGCCAACCGCTGGAAGTTCAAGCGCCCGACCCCGGCCGACTTCTTCCGCACGATGGAAGACGCTTCCGGCACCGATCTGGACTGGTTCTGGCGCGGCTGGTTCTACACCACCGACCACGTCGACGTGAGCGTGGACGGCATCACCGAGTACACCATCGGCAGCAAGGACCCGGAGACGGAAAAGGCGTGGAAGAAGGCGCTGCGTGACCAGGAGCCGATCTCGATCACCGACCAGCGCAACCAGGGCACGCTGCCGCGCCGCGTCGACTCGCATCCGGAGCTGAAGGACTTCTACAACGAGCACGACGACTACACCGTCACCAACCGCGACCGCAACAAGTACAACGAGACGGTCGAAGGCCTCGAGGACTGGGAAAAGGCGCTGCTCAAGGAAAACAAGCACCTGTACCTGGTCGATTTTTCCAACCTGGGCGGCCTGGTGACGCCGCTGGTGCTCGAGATCCAGCTCGCCAGCGGCAAGAAAACCATCGAGCGCATCCCGGCCGAAGTGTGGCGCTACAACCCGAAGAAGATCACCAAGCTGATCATCACCGACGAGCCCATGGTCAGCCTGACCCAGGACCCGTACTGGGAAACCGCGGACACCGACACCAGCAACAACGCCTGGCCGCGCAAGCTGACGCCGTCGCGCCTGGAGCTGTTCAAGACGCAGCGTCCTCAGGACGACATGATGAAAGACTTCAACGAAAAGCTGAAGGCCGGCAAAGGCAAGGACGCAGCCGCGACCGATGCCCAGAAGGCCGATTAA
- a CDS encoding DUF6702 family protein, whose translation MKRSFFPALLAATLACACVDARAHSFHAGLTDISFNAHTGSTEVVHTLMAHDVEALLTNLYGRPFDLSDADAQAVLRKYVEKQFWLTGADGKRLPLNWVGIEVDTDSVVVFQEAAQTASGKVAAIHDAVLADFLSDQVNTVNLTVDGNLRTFGFTAGRPEQSVR comes from the coding sequence ATGAAACGCTCTTTCTTCCCTGCCCTGCTCGCCGCCACGCTCGCGTGCGCATGCGTGGACGCCCGTGCGCACAGCTTCCATGCCGGCCTGACCGACATCAGCTTCAACGCCCACACCGGCAGCACCGAGGTCGTGCACACGCTGATGGCGCACGACGTCGAGGCGCTGCTGACCAATCTCTACGGACGTCCCTTCGACCTGTCCGATGCGGACGCCCAGGCCGTGCTGCGCAAGTATGTCGAGAAGCAGTTCTGGCTGACCGGCGCGGACGGCAAGCGCCTGCCCCTGAACTGGGTCGGCATCGAGGTCGACACCGACAGCGTGGTCGTGTTCCAGGAAGCCGCGCAGACGGCCTCCGGCAAGGTCGCGGCGATCCATGACGCCGTGCTGGCCGACTTCCTGTCCGACCAGGTCAACACCGTCAACCTGACCGTCGACGGCAACCTGCGCACCTTCGGCTTCACCGCCGGCCGCCCGGAACAATCCGTCCGCTGA
- a CDS encoding TonB-dependent receptor domain-containing protein, with protein sequence MSCTTARPTALALAALLAHAHARADDPLIQRVLVEGSRMSQLGIADSASAGSIGQKELEMRTVYRPGELLEAVPGLIVSQHSGEGKANQFYLRGFNLDHGTDLATWLDDMPVNQRSHAHGQGWTDLNFLIPELTSRLDYRKGPYSARDGDFASAGSASITYANRLLRDVATVSVGQNGYLRTALAASTDLESGIGAGGTLLYAIEALHNDGPFTHGDDYQKLNGVLRYSRGYANNGWSVTAMAYHGRWNSTDQIPERAVQDGRIGRFDAIDPSDGGQARRVSLSGVWRRTSAYAATKVSAYVIRNQLDLWSDFTYFMIDPVNGDQFAQPDRRVTGGVNAIHTFTAYHGNRDGKGDANGDGGIVSDITVGLQAQNDNIFNGLLKTRARETLASTRLDHIVETSGALFIENQTRWSEVLRTTVGLRADDYRFRVQSSLAQNSGSTSDTLVSPSLNVAWAPLKSAELYFNYGQGFHSNDARGTVSTVDPKTLEAVGQTPGLVRSRGMEVGLRLEAVPKMQTALSLYRLDFDSELTYVGDEGTTEAGPPSRRIGIEFSNYWKPLKWLALDFDAAYAHARSRGVAPAQDRIPEAIEGVSQLALTVSQLGAWEGALRLRWFGPRPLVEDDSVRSHASTTLNGRIGYRVSRDLRLEFEGFNLTNRQVSAIDYYYASQLRGEAAARNDIHFHPVESRSFRLTLVKSF encoded by the coding sequence ATGTCCTGCACCACCGCGCGCCCCACCGCGCTCGCGCTTGCGGCCCTGCTGGCCCATGCCCACGCCCGCGCCGACGACCCGCTGATCCAGCGCGTGCTGGTCGAAGGCTCGCGCATGAGCCAGCTCGGCATCGCCGACTCGGCCAGTGCCGGCAGCATCGGCCAGAAGGAGCTGGAGATGCGCACCGTGTACCGCCCCGGCGAACTGCTCGAGGCCGTGCCCGGCCTGATCGTCAGCCAGCACAGCGGCGAAGGCAAGGCCAACCAGTTCTATCTGCGCGGCTTCAACCTCGACCACGGCACCGACCTGGCTACCTGGCTCGACGACATGCCGGTCAATCAGCGCTCGCATGCGCATGGCCAGGGCTGGACCGACCTGAACTTCCTGATCCCGGAACTGACCTCGCGCCTGGACTACCGCAAGGGACCGTACTCGGCGCGCGACGGCGACTTCGCCTCGGCCGGCAGCGCGTCGATCACCTACGCGAACCGCCTGTTGCGCGACGTCGCCACCGTCAGCGTCGGCCAGAACGGCTACCTGCGCACGGCGCTGGCGGCGTCGACGGACCTGGAGAGCGGCATCGGCGCCGGCGGTACGCTGCTGTATGCGATCGAGGCGCTGCACAACGACGGCCCGTTCACGCACGGCGACGATTACCAGAAACTGAATGGCGTGCTGCGCTACAGCCGCGGCTACGCCAACAATGGCTGGAGCGTCACCGCAATGGCTTACCACGGGCGCTGGAACTCGACCGACCAGATCCCCGAGCGTGCCGTGCAGGACGGCCGGATCGGGCGCTTCGACGCGATCGACCCGAGCGACGGCGGGCAGGCGCGCCGCGTCAGCCTGTCCGGCGTGTGGCGCCGGACCTCGGCCTATGCCGCCACCAAGGTCAGCGCCTATGTGATCCGCAACCAGCTCGATTTGTGGTCCGACTTCACCTACTTCATGATTGACCCGGTCAACGGCGACCAGTTCGCCCAGCCGGACCGGCGCGTCACGGGCGGCGTCAATGCCATCCACACCTTCACCGCGTATCACGGTAACCGCGACGGCAAGGGCGACGCGAATGGCGACGGCGGCATCGTCTCCGACATCACTGTCGGCCTGCAGGCCCAGAACGACAACATCTTCAATGGCCTGCTCAAGACGCGCGCGCGAGAGACGCTGGCCAGCACGCGCCTGGACCACATCGTCGAAACCAGCGGCGCGCTGTTCATCGAAAACCAGACGCGCTGGAGCGAGGTGCTGCGCACCACGGTCGGCCTGCGCGCCGACGACTACCGCTTCCGCGTGCAGAGCAGCCTGGCGCAAAATTCCGGCAGTACCTCCGACACGCTGGTCAGCCCATCGCTCAACGTCGCCTGGGCGCCGCTCAAGAGCGCCGAGCTTTACTTCAACTATGGCCAGGGCTTCCACAGCAACGACGCGCGCGGCACGGTGTCGACCGTCGATCCGAAGACGCTCGAGGCCGTCGGCCAGACGCCCGGCCTGGTGCGCTCGCGCGGCATGGAAGTCGGCCTGCGCCTCGAGGCGGTGCCGAAGATGCAGACCGCGCTCTCGCTGTACCGCCTCGACTTCGATTCCGAACTGACTTACGTCGGCGACGAGGGCACGACCGAGGCCGGCCCGCCCAGCCGCCGCATCGGCATCGAGTTTTCCAATTACTGGAAGCCCTTGAAATGGCTGGCGCTCGACTTCGACGCCGCCTACGCGCATGCGCGCTCGCGCGGCGTTGCGCCGGCGCAGGACCGGATTCCGGAAGCGATCGAAGGCGTGAGCCAGCTGGCGCTGACCGTCAGCCAGCTCGGCGCGTGGGAAGGCGCACTGCGCCTGCGCTGGTTCGGTCCGCGTCCGCTGGTCGAGGACGACAGCGTGCGCTCGCACGCCAGCACGACCCTGAACGGCCGCATCGGCTACCGCGTGAGCCGCGACCTGCGCCTGGAATTCGAAGGCTTCAATCTCACCAACCGGCAGGTGTCGGCGATCGATTACTACTACGCCTCGCAATTGCGCGGCGAAGCGGCGGCGCGGAACGACATCCATTTCCACCCGGTCGAATCGCGTTCGTTCCGGCTGACGCTGGTAAAGAGCTTTTAG
- a CDS encoding 2OG-Fe dioxygenase family protein, with protein MTSSNAPTQPQPPYTDPAHVADALRSEGYALLRPSDVALLAGCPLDALTALTPSWDRLELDNYLKDGGRYRRRRHSCFIDRGDALEQSPHRAHWQPVEYNALHGGMHRLFVPIEPGTVEQPAWRKLLRALGDVCSQARGTQAGPAQPWYVEAHQFRIDTLDGIGRPTPEGAHRDGVDFVAVILVGRENIKGGETRVFEADGPKGQRFTMTEPWTLLLLDDAAVIHESTPIQPLTAGAGGHRDTLVLTWRAGAFQGDDAETTGA; from the coding sequence ATGACTTCATCGAACGCACCCACGCAACCCCAACCGCCCTACACCGATCCGGCCCATGTCGCCGACGCGCTGCGCAGCGAAGGCTATGCCCTGCTGCGTCCAAGCGACGTCGCGCTTCTCGCCGGCTGCCCGCTCGACGCCTTGACGGCGCTGACCCCGAGCTGGGACCGGCTGGAACTCGACAACTACCTGAAGGACGGCGGTCGCTACCGGCGCCGGCGCCACTCCTGCTTCATCGACCGCGGCGACGCGCTCGAGCAAAGCCCGCACCGCGCGCACTGGCAACCGGTCGAGTACAACGCGCTGCACGGCGGCATGCACCGCCTGTTCGTGCCGATCGAACCGGGCACGGTCGAGCAGCCGGCCTGGCGCAAGCTGCTGCGCGCGCTGGGCGACGTCTGCTCGCAGGCCAGGGGAACACAGGCGGGGCCCGCGCAGCCCTGGTATGTCGAAGCGCACCAGTTCCGCATCGATACGCTGGACGGCATCGGCCGCCCGACGCCGGAAGGCGCGCACCGCGACGGCGTCGACTTCGTCGCCGTGATCCTGGTCGGCCGCGAGAACATCAAGGGCGGCGAGACGCGCGTGTTCGAAGCCGACGGCCCGAAAGGCCAGCGCTTCACGATGACCGAGCCGTGGACCCTGCTGCTGCTGGACGACGCCGCCGTGATCCACGAATCGACGCCGATCCAGCCGCTGACCGCCGGCGCAGGCGGCCACCGCGACACGCTGGTGCTGACCTGGCGTGCCGGCGCCTTCCAGGGCGACGACGCCGAAACCACCGGCGCCTGA
- a CDS encoding DUF1501 domain-containing protein: MRRRDFLSTLALGAGIVLPLGRHAWAATGDPAGPTRKKLIVVMLRGAVDGLNVVAPVGDENYLRLRPTIGLGAPGMEGGALDLDGYFGLHPALASLQPLWREKKLAFVHASGSPDATRSHFDAQDYMESATPGLKATPDGWMNRLVSALPGASTPSRLLGIGPVMPRILSGRADAINLPGGAGATKADLLDRPATGAAFDALYANHPRFGRAYADGRSAHKEVMGAAESAQMLAADRGAPLPNGFPDDAARLATLMRNDPRIQLAFVALGGWDTHASQGAATGQLANRLAPLGQGLAVLAERLGPLFDDTVVVVMSEFGRTAHENGNGGTDHGHGNVMWLLGGQVDGGKVAGAWEGVGDAALNEGRDLPVTTDFRAVLAHVAERHLRLADERLAQVFPALPQAQPGLKLVRS; encoded by the coding sequence ATGCGACGCAGGGACTTCCTGAGCACGCTGGCACTCGGCGCCGGCATCGTGCTGCCGCTCGGGCGCCACGCCTGGGCCGCCACCGGCGACCCGGCCGGCCCCACACGCAAGAAGCTGATCGTGGTGATGCTGCGCGGCGCCGTCGACGGCCTGAACGTGGTCGCTCCGGTCGGCGACGAGAACTACCTGCGCCTGCGCCCGACCATCGGCCTGGGGGCGCCCGGCATGGAGGGCGGCGCGCTCGACCTGGACGGCTACTTCGGCCTGCATCCGGCGCTGGCCAGCTTGCAGCCGCTGTGGCGCGAGAAGAAGCTGGCCTTCGTGCACGCCAGCGGCTCGCCCGACGCCACGCGTTCGCACTTCGACGCCCAGGACTACATGGAGTCGGCCACCCCCGGCCTGAAGGCGACCCCGGACGGCTGGATGAACCGGCTGGTGAGCGCGCTGCCGGGGGCGTCCACCCCGAGCCGGCTGCTCGGCATCGGTCCGGTCATGCCGCGCATCCTGTCCGGCCGGGCGGACGCGATCAACCTGCCGGGCGGCGCCGGCGCCACCAAGGCCGATCTCCTCGACCGCCCGGCGACCGGCGCCGCGTTCGATGCGCTGTATGCGAATCACCCGCGCTTCGGGCGCGCGTACGCGGACGGGCGCAGCGCGCACAAGGAAGTGATGGGCGCAGCGGAAAGCGCGCAGATGCTGGCCGCCGACCGCGGCGCGCCGCTGCCGAACGGCTTTCCCGACGACGCCGCACGCCTGGCCACGCTGATGCGCAACGATCCCAGGATCCAGCTGGCCTTCGTCGCGCTGGGCGGCTGGGACACGCATGCGTCGCAGGGCGCCGCCACCGGCCAGCTGGCCAACCGGCTGGCGCCGCTAGGGCAGGGGCTGGCCGTGCTGGCCGAGCGCCTAGGGCCGCTGTTCGACGACACCGTGGTGGTCGTCATGTCCGAATTCGGCCGCACCGCCCATGAAAACGGCAACGGCGGCACCGACCATGGCCACGGTAACGTCATGTGGCTGCTGGGCGGCCAGGTCGATGGGGGCAAGGTGGCCGGCGCGTGGGAAGGCGTCGGCGACGCTGCCTTGAACGAAGGCCGCGACTTGCCGGTGACGACCGATTTCCGCGCGGTGCTGGCGCATGTCGCCGAGCGCCACCTGCGTCTTGCAGATGAGCGCCTGGCGCAGGTGTTTCCGGCGCTGCCGCAGGCGCAGCCGGGTTTGAAGCTGGTGCGCAGCTGA
- a CDS encoding DUF1800 domain-containing protein produces MQRRFPLAMLAAALIASLVQPAASAASLSPDQQAVHVLNRLAFGPRPGDVERVERIGVQAWIEQQLHPESIALPAALEARLDALDTVNRGAGESVAQFIDLQRQVKDEDEGARQRRRMVQARIASQAAEARLLRAIDSPRQLEEVMVDFWYNHFNVFSGKGVDRALVASYERDAIRPYALAKFRDLLGATAKHPAMLYFLDNAVSSAPGAPGGKGNAKNKTGGLNENYARELMELHTLGVDAGYSQKDVTELARMLTGWTYDQRRLIRTGETFRFDARRHDQGAKTWLGHPIPADGQREGEYALDVLAAHPATAYHVSWQLAQYFVSDDPPPALVVRMAKTWFDTDGDIRAVLETLFSSPEFMSLDAAGAKFKTPYQFVVSAVRASADPVVDVAPLVSTMAQLGMPLYGCQTPDGYKNTQDAWLNPDALTRRIAFAAALAGGRLRLAPAAARAREPAPANLAGSDAVPPAASPPETPKPAPPTPLDAARLETTLAGAISRRTLDIVGRSPDNLKAAMLLGSPDFMQR; encoded by the coding sequence ATGCAACGTCGCTTTCCACTTGCCATGCTCGCTGCCGCACTGATCGCCTCGCTCGTTCAGCCGGCCGCCAGCGCCGCGTCTCTGAGCCCGGACCAGCAGGCAGTCCACGTACTGAACCGCCTGGCCTTCGGGCCGCGTCCGGGCGACGTCGAACGCGTCGAACGCATTGGCGTGCAGGCATGGATCGAACAGCAGCTGCACCCGGAATCGATCGCGCTGCCGGCGGCGCTCGAGGCCCGTCTGGACGCGCTCGACACGGTCAACCGCGGCGCAGGCGAATCGGTCGCGCAATTCATCGACCTGCAGCGCCAAGTGAAAGACGAGGACGAGGGCGCCAGGCAGCGCCGCCGCATGGTCCAGGCGCGCATCGCCAGCCAGGCCGCCGAGGCGCGCCTGCTGCGTGCGATCGACAGCCCGCGCCAGCTGGAAGAAGTCATGGTCGACTTCTGGTACAACCATTTCAACGTCTTCTCGGGCAAGGGCGTCGACCGTGCGCTGGTCGCGAGCTACGAGCGCGACGCCATCCGGCCCTATGCGCTGGCGAAGTTCCGCGACCTGCTGGGCGCGACCGCCAAACACCCGGCGATGCTGTACTTCCTCGACAACGCGGTCTCCTCGGCGCCCGGCGCCCCGGGCGGCAAAGGCAATGCCAAGAACAAGACCGGCGGCCTGAACGAGAACTATGCGCGCGAGTTGATGGAGCTGCACACGCTCGGCGTCGACGCCGGCTATAGCCAGAAGGACGTCACCGAGCTGGCGCGCATGCTGACCGGCTGGACCTACGACCAGCGCCGCCTGATCCGCACCGGCGAGACCTTCCGCTTCGACGCCAGGCGCCACGACCAGGGCGCCAAGACCTGGCTCGGCCACCCGATCCCGGCCGACGGCCAACGCGAAGGCGAGTATGCGCTCGACGTGCTGGCGGCGCACCCGGCCACGGCCTATCACGTCAGCTGGCAGCTGGCGCAGTACTTCGTCAGCGACGATCCGCCGCCGGCGCTGGTCGTGCGCATGGCCAAAACCTGGTTCGATACCGACGGCGACATCCGTGCGGTGCTCGAGACGCTGTTCTCGAGCCCGGAGTTCATGTCGCTTGACGCGGCCGGCGCCAAGTTCAAGACGCCGTACCAGTTCGTGGTGTCGGCGGTGCGCGCCAGCGCCGACCCGGTCGTCGACGTCGCGCCGCTGGTGAGCACGATGGCGCAGCTCGGCATGCCCTTGTACGGCTGCCAGACGCCCGACGGCTACAAGAACACGCAGGATGCCTGGCTGAACCCGGACGCGCTCACGCGCCGCATCGCCTTCGCCGCCGCGCTCGCGGGCGGCCGCCTGCGGCTCGCGCCCGCAGCCGCGCGCGCGCGCGAACCCGCGCCGGCGAACCTGGCCGGCAGCGACGCCGTCCCGCCGGCCGCGTCGCCGCCCGAGACGCCCAAGCCGGCGCCGCCGACGCCGCTCGACGCCGCACGCCTGGAGACCACCTTGGCCGGCGCGATCTCGCGCCGCACGCTCGACATCGTCGGGCGCAGTCCAGACAACCTGAAGGCCGCGATGCTGCTCGGCAGCCCGGACTTCATGCAGCGCTGA
- a CDS encoding DUF883 domain-containing protein — protein MDNQKSSEAKGSNVGSQNNAGNLNKGPQGSQGKDQSIGSSTGSSTGGATASSTSGSSTAGSMGAMTSAIGAGVGGASSQSATGGAATGSGVGGDAKDLGAKVQDKAQDLKAKADDKAQDAHQAIDKAADAAKPLVDKAVDSAQSTIDKAASTVQSAADNVQPIVDRLATTAHAGVDRLQGMLSGAGSSLGERQQQLTDAAGEWMDATRDYVRAKPATALGIAAAVGFVLAKLLGGSRRDY, from the coding sequence ATGGATAATCAGAAGTCGAGCGAAGCAAAAGGCAGCAACGTCGGTAGCCAGAACAATGCAGGCAACCTGAACAAGGGCCCGCAAGGCAGCCAGGGCAAGGACCAGTCGATCGGTTCCTCGACCGGCAGCAGCACCGGCGGCGCAACCGCGTCGAGCACCTCGGGTTCGTCGACCGCCGGTTCGATGGGCGCGATGACGAGCGCCATCGGCGCGGGCGTCGGCGGCGCGAGCAGCCAGAGCGCAACCGGCGGCGCGGCCACCGGTTCGGGCGTGGGCGGCGACGCCAAGGACCTGGGCGCTAAAGTCCAGGACAAGGCCCAGGATCTGAAGGCGAAAGCCGACGACAAGGCCCAGGACGCGCACCAGGCCATCGACAAGGCTGCCGACGCCGCCAAGCCGCTGGTCGACAAGGCCGTCGACAGCGCCCAGTCGACCATCGACAAGGCCGCCAGCACCGTGCAATCGGCCGCTGACAATGTCCAACCGATCGTCGATCGCCTGGCCACCACCGCTCACGCCGGCGTCGACCGCCTGCAGGGCATGCTGAGCGGCGCAGGCTCGAGCCTGGGCGAGCGCCAGCAACAGCTGACCGACGCCGCAGGCGAGTGGATGGACGCGACCCGCGACTACGTGCGCGCCAAGCCGGCCACCGCGCTGGGCATCGCCGCCGCCGTCGGCTTCGTGCTGGCCAAGCTGCTGGGCGGCAGCCGCCGCGATTACTGA
- a CDS encoding class 1 fructose-bisphosphatase, with the protein MKRVSLTQYLVEEQRLHNNIPASLRLLIEVVARACKTISHSVGKGALGDILGSAETENIQGEVQKKLDVISNEILLEANEWGGHLAAMASEEMESIHPIPNRYPMGEYMLLFDPLDGSSNIDVNVSIGTIFSVLKAPEGMTQPSEADFMQPGSQQVAAGYAVYGPQTMLVLTTGNGVNCFTLDREMGSWVLTQKNMQIPADTKEFAINMSNQRHWHPPVQRYVSEMLAGKTGPRGKDFNMRWIASMVADVHRILNRGGIFMYPADLRDPGQPGKLRLMYEANPMAMIVEQAGGAATDGRARILDIQPTKLHQRVPVFLGSRSEVERVTGYHAE; encoded by the coding sequence ATGAAACGTGTCAGCCTGACGCAATACCTGGTTGAGGAGCAGCGTCTCCACAACAACATCCCGGCTTCGCTGCGCCTCCTGATCGAGGTCGTCGCGCGCGCCTGCAAGACCATCAGCCACTCGGTCGGCAAGGGCGCGCTCGGCGACATCCTCGGCAGCGCCGAAACCGAGAACATCCAGGGCGAGGTGCAGAAGAAGCTCGACGTGATCTCCAACGAGATCCTGCTTGAAGCCAACGAGTGGGGCGGCCACCTGGCCGCGATGGCGTCCGAGGAAATGGAATCGATCCACCCGATCCCGAACCGCTACCCGATGGGCGAGTACATGCTGCTGTTCGATCCGCTCGACGGCTCGTCCAACATCGACGTCAACGTCTCGATCGGCACCATCTTCTCGGTGCTCAAGGCGCCGGAAGGCATGACCCAGCCGAGCGAAGCCGACTTCATGCAGCCCGGCAGCCAGCAGGTCGCCGCCGGCTACGCCGTGTACGGCCCGCAGACGATGCTGGTGCTGACCACCGGCAATGGCGTGAACTGCTTCACGCTCGACCGAGAAATGGGCTCCTGGGTGCTGACCCAGAAGAACATGCAGATCCCGGCCGATACCAAGGAATTCGCGATCAACATGTCGAACCAGCGCCACTGGCATCCGCCGGTGCAGCGCTACGTCAGCGAAATGCTGGCCGGCAAAACCGGCCCGCGCGGCAAGGATTTCAACATGCGCTGGATCGCCTCGATGGTGGCCGACGTGCACCGCATCCTGAACCGCGGCGGCATCTTCATGTACCCGGCCGACCTGCGCGACCCGGGCCAGCCCGGCAAGCTGCGCCTGATGTACGAAGCCAACCCGATGGCGATGATCGTCGAGCAGGCCGGCGGCGCCGCCACCGACGGCCGCGCGCGCATCCTCGACATCCAGCCGACCAAGCTGCACCAGCGCGTGCCGGTGTTCCTGGGCTCCAGGAGCGAAGTCGAGCGCGTCACCGGCTACCACGCCGAATAA